One window of Candidatus Nanosynbacter sp. HMT-352 genomic DNA carries:
- a CDS encoding valine--tRNA ligase has translation MQLAKQYIPNDYEPNIYALWETSGALEPTGVGKPYSIIMPPPNANGNLHIGHALDMNLKDILIRYHRMKGDDAVFIPGADHAGFETWVVYERDLTKQGKSRFDFSRDQLYSQVWNFVQEKRGNMELQLRALGVSASWKHLTFTLDEKVINTVYDTFKKMWDDNLVYRGERIVNYCTKHQTSFADIEVEHKNEKGKLWKIAYPTLDKIGEIIIATTRPETMLGDVAVAVHPDDERYKKLIGTRILLPIVDKEIPIIADEYVDMSYGTGAVKITPAHDPNDFEIAKRHDLPIESIISPEGKMINVPAQFLGLTPVEARARVLEALEALELRRGETEIEHAVGHCYKCGSVIEPMIKEQWFIKTQSLAQPAIDALKKEEITFYPASKRKELIAYLEQLKDWNISRQIPWGIPIPAFVNENDPKDWIFDTRTNEQSIVVNGTTYIREEDTFDTWFSSGQWPYIVTDYLTGGDLANYFPTDMMETGMDIMRAWVSRMIMLSLYRTGKVPFKEVYLHGMVNDEHNQKMSKSKGNVINPMELVAEFGSDATRMGVISGRAPAQSQAFNKGSVIAARNFCNKLWNIARFVEAQIGDNHQIVDLEPQTPADHWIIRQLNDAANNIAVRIEQYRFSEASETVYHTIWDDVADWYIESSKTAINRPLLSWVLATSLKIAHPFAPFVTETIWQTLNYTDGILMREAWPTPEKFDPIAAEQFEQLKLLVAEGRWVIAELPGNKKYRLLYGNDSLIADNQDTIKHLMRLEAIEHTDQPRGLRLAAANREAWLDIDSETLYQHQENLEMRLAEARQKLAGLKKRLENPTYVEKAPAHLVEETREQLAEQEKIITRLVSELEVISLK, from the coding sequence ATGCAGCTAGCTAAACAATACATACCAAACGATTACGAACCAAATATTTACGCCCTATGGGAAACCAGTGGCGCATTAGAGCCAACAGGGGTAGGCAAGCCATATTCAATCATTATGCCACCACCTAACGCGAACGGTAATCTGCATATCGGGCACGCACTCGATATGAATTTGAAGGATATCCTGATTCGTTATCACCGAATGAAGGGCGATGATGCCGTATTTATTCCAGGCGCCGACCATGCTGGGTTTGAAACTTGGGTTGTGTATGAGAGAGATTTGACGAAGCAAGGGAAGAGTCGCTTCGATTTTTCACGTGACCAATTGTATAGTCAAGTTTGGAATTTTGTACAAGAAAAACGCGGCAATATGGAGCTGCAATTGCGCGCGTTAGGTGTTAGTGCGTCATGGAAGCATTTGACATTCACTCTGGACGAAAAAGTTATCAACACCGTATACGACACATTTAAGAAAATGTGGGATGACAATTTGGTTTACAGAGGTGAGCGAATTGTCAATTATTGTACCAAACACCAAACCAGCTTTGCCGACATCGAGGTAGAACATAAGAACGAGAAAGGGAAGTTGTGGAAAATAGCTTACCCGACATTAGATAAAATTGGCGAGATTATCATTGCTACTACGCGTCCAGAAACTATGCTTGGCGACGTTGCCGTAGCGGTTCATCCAGACGACGAGCGATACAAAAAATTGATTGGAACTCGCATTTTACTGCCAATTGTCGATAAGGAAATTCCTATCATCGCGGACGAATATGTCGACATGAGCTATGGTACCGGTGCGGTTAAGATTACGCCAGCGCACGACCCGAACGACTTTGAAATTGCAAAACGTCATGATTTACCTATAGAGTCAATTATCAGCCCAGAAGGGAAGATGATAAACGTGCCAGCGCAGTTCTTAGGATTAACACCAGTAGAAGCTCGCGCTCGAGTCTTGGAAGCACTGGAAGCACTGGAGCTACGTCGCGGTGAAACTGAAATTGAACACGCCGTTGGACATTGTTATAAGTGTGGCAGCGTAATTGAGCCAATGATTAAAGAGCAGTGGTTTATTAAAACACAATCACTCGCACAGCCGGCAATTGATGCGCTCAAAAAAGAAGAAATTACTTTTTATCCAGCATCAAAGCGCAAAGAACTTATCGCATATCTTGAGCAATTAAAAGACTGGAATATTTCACGACAGATTCCATGGGGAATACCAATTCCTGCGTTTGTAAATGAAAACGACCCTAAGGATTGGATATTCGACACTCGCACCAACGAGCAGAGTATTGTTGTAAATGGTACAACATATATCAGAGAAGAAGACACTTTTGACACCTGGTTCTCATCTGGTCAATGGCCATACATCGTAACAGATTACTTAACTGGCGGCGATTTAGCTAATTATTTCCCGACCGACATGATGGAAACTGGTATGGATATTATGCGCGCATGGGTTTCTCGAATGATCATGCTTAGCCTATACCGAACAGGTAAGGTGCCGTTCAAAGAAGTTTATCTACACGGAATGGTTAATGATGAGCACAATCAGAAAATGTCCAAATCTAAGGGTAACGTTATCAATCCAATGGAATTGGTTGCGGAATTCGGATCCGACGCAACACGCATGGGAGTTATTTCTGGGCGAGCGCCAGCTCAAAGCCAAGCTTTCAACAAGGGATCAGTCATTGCGGCACGTAATTTCTGCAATAAGCTATGGAATATTGCCAGGTTTGTCGAGGCGCAAATTGGCGATAATCACCAAATTGTTGACTTAGAGCCGCAAACTCCGGCCGATCACTGGATTATTCGCCAATTGAACGACGCCGCCAACAACATTGCTGTTAGAATAGAGCAATATCGCTTCTCAGAGGCATCAGAAACTGTTTATCACACCATCTGGGACGATGTGGCCGACTGGTACATTGAATCGTCTAAAACCGCGATCAATCGTCCGTTGTTATCCTGGGTTTTGGCGACTTCTTTGAAAATCGCTCATCCGTTTGCGCCGTTCGTTACGGAAACAATTTGGCAAACGCTTAATTACACCGACGGCATTTTGATGCGTGAAGCTTGGCCGACTCCAGAAAAGTTCGATCCGATTGCCGCCGAGCAATTCGAGCAACTTAAGCTTCTGGTCGCTGAAGGTCGCTGGGTGATTGCTGAACTGCCAGGGAATAAGAAATATCGATTGTTATACGGCAACGATAGTCTTATCGCCGACAATCAAGACACAATTAAGCATCTTATGCGGCTTGAGGCAATTGAGCACACAGATCAGCCGCGTGGACTGAGATTAGCGGCAGCAAACAGGGAAGCGTGGCTAGATATCGATAGCGAAACTCTGTATCAACATCAGGAAAATCTGGAAATGCGCCTAGCCGAAGCACGTCAGAAATTGGCGGGATTAAAGAAGCGCCTGGAAAATCCAACTTACGTTGAGAAGGCGCCAGCTCACCTTGTCGAGGAAACTCGAGAGCAATTAGCCGAGCAAGAAAAAATCATTACTCGGCTTGTTTCGGAGTTGGAAGTGATTAGCTTAAAATAG
- a CDS encoding lipid II:glycine glycyltransferase FemX → MNQHFLQSSSWEKFQQSLGRKVFHNRGEGWEYFAILERGTGNSRLYCPFGPTATNEKNLQLALKDLVDLGKKLGVTFLRVGPVKPTFSKVLYDENWKKATYVHLQPEHTHIINLQQPEEEIIASMAQPVRNCYRNYHKKGVTVHQSQNPDDIKYFLELIHKVAKRTGMSPHPDSYFHKQAGSLLPSKDASFWYATCDNKVIATALFFDSKTTRIYAHAAANSTPEYRKLNAGTALLTEAIIDAKHRQMEKVDLYGIAPENAPKNHPWAGFTKFKRSFGGEDVYSGSTWELPLKPLQYWLYRAYQTIRK, encoded by the coding sequence ATGAATCAACATTTTCTACAATCATCATCCTGGGAAAAATTCCAACAATCGCTCGGTCGAAAAGTCTTTCACAACAGAGGTGAAGGATGGGAATATTTCGCAATATTAGAGCGCGGCACGGGCAATTCTCGCTTATACTGCCCTTTTGGTCCAACCGCCACTAATGAGAAAAATTTGCAGTTGGCATTAAAAGATCTCGTTGACCTAGGTAAAAAACTTGGCGTTACTTTCCTTAGAGTCGGACCGGTTAAACCCACCTTTTCTAAGGTATTATATGATGAGAATTGGAAGAAAGCCACTTACGTCCATTTGCAGCCAGAACATACGCATATTATCAATCTCCAGCAGCCAGAGGAAGAGATTATAGCAAGCATGGCGCAACCTGTAAGGAATTGTTATAGGAATTATCACAAAAAAGGTGTAACGGTCCATCAATCTCAAAACCCAGACGATATTAAATATTTCTTAGAATTGATACACAAAGTCGCCAAACGAACTGGTATGTCGCCGCACCCAGATTCATATTTTCATAAGCAAGCTGGTTCCCTGCTGCCATCAAAGGACGCTTCATTCTGGTACGCGACATGTGATAATAAAGTAATTGCTACTGCCCTATTTTTCGACTCAAAAACAACTCGAATTTACGCGCATGCAGCAGCAAATTCTACACCAGAATATCGCAAACTTAACGCTGGAACCGCCCTGCTCACCGAAGCGATAATCGATGCAAAACATCGCCAAATGGAGAAAGTCGATTTATACGGAATTGCTCCTGAAAACGCACCAAAAAATCACCCGTGGGCTGGCTTTACGAAATTCAAGCGATCATTCGGCGGCGAAGATGTCTATTCTGGGTCAACCTGGGAACTTCCCTTAAAGCCACTTCAATATTGGCTATATCGAGCGTATCAAACGATTAGAAAATAG
- the tsaD gene encoding tRNA (adenosine(37)-N6)-threonylcarbamoyltransferase complex transferase subunit TsaD, with protein sequence MRILGIESSCDETAASIVEDGERLLSNVVNSQIDIHAEYGGVIPEIAARSHLEVVNPVIKKALSDANCTWDDIDTIAVTYAPGLIGSLLIGTLAARTLAIIHNKPLFKIHHVEAHVYANFINKQAGNLSLTLPKQQPSFPMLSLIVSGGHSQLVLFKNHGDYQLIGQTQDDAVGEAFDKVAKIIGLPYPGGPAIAKAAELGDPHAFHLPIAKLSGEYDFSFSGLKTAVLRAVQHEVGKDFTFPSHELPALVDDELRRNMAASFQYTAIKTLVNKTKKAFDNFQPASVVIAGGVAANQELRRQLREALPIDIEYAPIQLCTDNAAMIATLGYFRSQIDEPTDPYDLEVQPSLSMTAI encoded by the coding sequence ATGAGGATTTTGGGAATTGAATCCAGTTGCGACGAAACAGCGGCGTCAATAGTTGAAGATGGCGAACGCCTGCTTTCAAATGTCGTCAATTCTCAAATTGACATTCACGCAGAATACGGCGGAGTTATTCCAGAAATTGCCGCGCGTAGTCATTTGGAAGTTGTAAATCCCGTCATTAAAAAAGCTTTATCTGACGCAAATTGCACTTGGGATGATATTGACACCATCGCCGTTACTTACGCGCCAGGACTTATTGGCTCGCTATTAATCGGCACTCTCGCCGCTAGAACTCTCGCTATTATTCACAATAAGCCGCTCTTTAAGATTCATCACGTAGAAGCTCACGTGTACGCCAATTTTATCAATAAGCAAGCTGGCAATTTATCTCTAACATTGCCGAAACAACAACCGTCATTCCCTATGCTTTCGTTGATCGTTTCAGGCGGACATTCACAACTTGTCCTATTCAAAAATCACGGTGACTATCAGCTTATTGGACAAACTCAAGACGACGCGGTTGGCGAAGCGTTTGATAAAGTTGCTAAAATCATCGGCTTGCCATATCCTGGCGGCCCAGCTATCGCTAAAGCTGCTGAGCTTGGCGACCCACACGCGTTTCACTTGCCTATCGCCAAATTATCCGGCGAATACGATTTTTCCTTCTCTGGGCTTAAGACAGCCGTTTTGAGAGCCGTTCAGCACGAAGTCGGTAAAGACTTCACTTTTCCCTCTCATGAGCTTCCAGCGCTCGTAGATGACGAATTACGACGTAATATGGCGGCAAGTTTCCAGTATACAGCCATAAAAACTCTCGTAAATAAAACCAAGAAGGCGTTTGACAATTTCCAGCCAGCCTCCGTTGTAATCGCTGGCGGAGTCGCGGCTAACCAAGAGTTGCGCCGTCAATTACGCGAAGCTTTGCCAATTGACATCGAATACGCCCCTATCCAACTCTGTACAGATAACGCCGCGATGATTGCTACCCTTGGTTATTTCAGATCTCAAATTGACGAACCGACAGATCCATACGACCTGGAAGTTCAGCCAAGTTTATCAATGACAGCAATATAA
- a CDS encoding UDP-N-acetylmuramoyl-L-alanyl-D-glutamate--2,6-diaminopimelate ligase: protein MKNELVKIARKTLPQGALEKTENAYRVARTKMISLRYGNPARGLRIIAVTGTNGKTTTACYINEILKEAGFKTALFTTAVIEIAGEEKINDLNATVPTVARLFSFFQTVQREGVEYVILEATSHALSQHKFDGVPIEAAVMTNLTQDHLDYHKTMEAYAAAKAKLFEKKPKYIVLNRDDEWFEYFDKFTASGEKMTYGTNPEAEAHLTHVKLYKKGTEASLLIDHQTHLELATNLPGEFNVMNMSAAVSLAYLLGIKLEDIQEGVANLEAIPGRFERVENKLGIDIIVDYAHTPDALEKLLKTTHKITKGRLTLVFGACGDRDKTKRPIMGELAANLADRIFLTDEESYNENPDEIRAMIRQGIERTKKAHKMTEIADRKQAIYQALRSAVRGDTVLITGMGHEQYRIVNGKRIPWNDKKVVQEIISEIEKKSRKISL from the coding sequence ATGAAAAACGAGTTGGTAAAAATTGCTAGAAAAACGCTACCTCAAGGAGCTTTGGAAAAAACCGAAAACGCCTATAGAGTTGCGCGCACGAAGATGATTAGCCTAAGATATGGCAATCCAGCTCGTGGCTTGAGAATTATTGCAGTAACAGGGACGAACGGGAAAACTACGACTGCTTGTTACATCAATGAAATCTTGAAAGAGGCTGGCTTTAAGACTGCATTATTTACGACGGCGGTGATTGAAATTGCTGGCGAGGAAAAGATAAATGATTTGAATGCGACGGTGCCGACTGTAGCAAGACTGTTTAGCTTTTTTCAGACAGTTCAGCGTGAAGGTGTGGAATATGTGATTTTAGAGGCAACAAGTCACGCTTTATCACAGCATAAATTTGACGGCGTGCCAATTGAGGCGGCGGTGATGACTAATTTGACTCAAGACCATTTGGACTATCACAAAACGATGGAAGCTTACGCAGCAGCTAAGGCTAAATTGTTTGAGAAAAAGCCGAAATATATCGTGCTGAATCGTGATGACGAGTGGTTTGAATACTTTGACAAGTTTACAGCTTCTGGCGAGAAAATGACTTACGGAACGAATCCGGAAGCCGAAGCTCACTTAACGCACGTTAAGTTATATAAAAAGGGAACAGAGGCGAGTTTACTGATTGACCATCAAACTCATTTGGAGTTGGCGACTAATTTGCCTGGCGAATTTAACGTGATGAATATGTCGGCTGCGGTGTCGTTGGCGTATTTGTTGGGAATAAAGTTGGAAGATATCCAAGAAGGTGTGGCGAACTTGGAAGCGATTCCTGGACGATTCGAGCGAGTAGAGAATAAGCTTGGAATTGATATTATTGTGGATTATGCTCACACACCAGACGCGCTGGAAAAATTGCTAAAAACTACTCATAAAATTACCAAGGGGCGATTAACTTTGGTGTTTGGTGCGTGCGGCGATAGAGATAAGACAAAGCGTCCGATTATGGGCGAGCTGGCGGCTAATTTGGCGGATAGGATTTTCCTGACTGACGAGGAGAGCTACAACGAAAATCCAGATGAAATTCGGGCAATGATTCGTCAGGGAATTGAGCGAACGAAGAAGGCTCATAAAATGACGGAAATTGCTGATCGAAAACAGGCGATTTATCAAGCTCTGAGGTCGGCTGTTCGTGGCGATACGGTTCTGATTACGGGTATGGGTCATGAGCAGTACCGAATTGTGAATGGCAAGCGAATTCCGTGGAATGATAAGAAGGTCGTTCAGGAAATTATTTCTGAGATTGAGAAAAAGAGTCGTAAAATTTCGCTTTAA